AGCCGGGTTTACCATCCATTTTTGCCACCTGTTCTTTTACTTCTTTTCTTAAATCTTTAAAAGCCTGGTATAAAGCTTTCTCAGCCTCTGTCGTTTCTCTCTCCAATTTCCTTCTTTTTTGTTTTATGTTCCTCCAAATCCAGAAAAATCCAGAGATTACAGTTGCAGTTAAAACTAAAAGGGGAATAGTAATAGAAAGATAATCGATAATTTTCCCTCCAATTCTAACAAAAGCTGGGGGAGCAATATAAGTAACAACTTTTTCTGAAGGATTGCTTTTTGCTCCCTTTAAATTTATGGCCTCTGCAAAGATTGTATACACTCCTTTTTCCAAAATTCTATCGTGGATATAAAACCAATTACCCTCCTCATCGCTTTGGATTTGACCTGTTTCTATCTTTCCTTCTTTTTGAATATAAACCTTTATTGTAACCTCTGGCGCTGAAATTCCTTTAATTAAAAGAGGGAAACCAGAAATTAATTCTTTGGGATATTCGGTTATCATCGGAGGATCAAGAAGAGTAGTATCTATTTGAAATTTAAAATGAGAAATCCCTCCCCAACCGAATTTGTTTTGTAGTTGGGCATGAAAATACCAAACACCATCAGCTAAATCTTCTAATTGTTTCTCTGATATTGGCTCTGAATAAAATACGGTGGGAGTGTCAATGGGCTTGTGGTTAACCAACAATTTTACCCCGGTAATGTCTTCGGGAACCTCCCAATTAAATTTCGGATCATTATTTGAATACCAGTTATCGGGATCGGGGTGGGTAGAAGAAGAGATGCTTGGAGCCGTCGGTGCATTTTCAGGAGGAACATATTCTTCGACCGGCGGAAGAACTGTTTTCGGCTGAATAACGTAAGTCCCAGAACCCATGCTGGCTAAAACATTTGTTCCCTTATGATCAGCGGCTAATACTGAACCGGTAGAAAACTCTATATTACTAGCACCAATAGTTTCGGCTCGAAAAATAATGGTGATAATAGTTCCTGAACTACCGGTAAAGCTTTCAGGTGTTCCTCCCCCAAAGCTAACGGTTCCATCAGAATTAGAAAAAGTCGGCTCAGTAGTCCATAAAGTAAAAATTGAGTCGCTTTTGGAAATACTAACCACATTAAGTTCATCTGGATCAAATGTCAAAGTTCCTTCAGCGGCATTAATAGCCTCTCCCTCGCTATCTACTTTAACTTTCACTGAAAAAGTGCCACCAGCAGTAAAGGTTCCACTAGAAGGAGATAGATACAGGGAAGCACTAGCAGCGTTCGTTCCGCTCGCTAATGTTAAAAATAAAAAAGCAAAAATCCAAAATACAGCTAAAATACCAAAAATATTTATTTTTGATATTTGGAATTTGGAATTTAAAATTCGGGCTTTATTATTTGTCATTTTGTTTTTTTATTTTGGTCTTTTTAATTAGCCACCAGACCACCCCTGCCCCTATCAAAATTAAAATGATTATCCGATAAGGGGATGGTTTTGGTTTCACTGGTGGCATATATTCGGCAATTCTCTCATTCCCGGCTTTATCCACCGCTTTCACTAATATTTCACTTTGCAAACTCTGGTCTTCCAAAAGATAAGGGCTCTGGGCTTCATCCCAATCTTTGCCCTCCTCTTTAATTTCATAATAACTCATTCCGGTCTGTTTGTCAGTAGTAGAAAAAATAATAAAATATTTTTCTTCGAAAATCAATGGATCCTGACGAACTTCTATTTCAAAGGGTTCTGGTGGAATATTATCTTTTTCTATCATCTCCTGCCACTCATCTCTGGGAATTCCTGGCTTACTTAAAATTTTAAATTTTGCTCCCTGAGTAGCGAGTTTAGCTTTTGTTCCTAACATATCGCTTAAAAGCACCTGGGAGCTCTCTAAAAATTTTACTTCGGCTAACTTTTCTCCTGATTCTTTAACCATAAGTCCGGGGACTTTGAATACTATTTTCCCTATTAAATTACTCACTCCCGGGTCACCGGGTATTTTTCCACAATAACCCCCGGGAATTCCCCCAATAAGAGAAATTTCGCCTTTACTTTGATCAATGGTTGGTAATTTTACCCAAAGAGTTAAAATTGATTCCCCCTGGCTAAAATCAATTGCTTCTAAAATATCCTGAGAAAAACTTAAGTTAGCTCCAACAACATTAATACACTCTTCAGTATCGATCTTTATCTCAACTAAAAAAGTATCGCCCGGCCGATAATCTCCCTCTGAGGGTTCTAAATATAAAACAGCTGCCTTTGTAAATGAAGCAACAAGCAACAAGCAACAAGCAACAAGAAGTAAAAATTGAACTTTTAGAACAGAATACTTCATTTTTTAGTTGATTTTATAAACCCATTAAGAAGTTTTCCTACTTCATTTCTTAATTTTATTAATAAGTTATATTGGTCCTTATTCAAATAATCCAACCTAAAAGAGAAATCTAAATAATACTCTAATTCAGTCAGCGAACTTTTAGCAATATTATAAAATTGAATTTTTTCTTTCTTACTTGATCGACTATATCCTTCTACAACGTTAGCTGGTACAGAAATTGCAGCTCGCCTCATTTGAGAAACTAAACTAAATAATTCCTCTCGAGGAAATATTTTAGTAGCTACATAAACTTGAAATGCTAACTCATCTGCCTTCTGCCAGACAATTAATCTTCTGTAACCCTTTTGATTATTACTTGTTTCTTGTTGCATGTCGCTTATCGCTAATATCTTGTCGCTTGTCTCTTGTCTCTAGTTAGCCGGTCCAGTAACTTAAAAGAATGCTAAAATCAGCCAAATCTACGATTCCATTTTGATTCAGATCACATTGAGGATTAGGTTTCTCCCACCAGGAAAAAAGAATACTGAAGTCAACTAAATTTACCCTTCCATCTTCGCTGAAATCAACCTGGGAAGAAATCTCTTCAAAAGGGACTGTTACTTCTCCAATATAAAAAGTCAACACTTTTCCAAAGCCGCTTCTTTCTTCAGCATTGAGCTGAGAGCGGGCCTTGGTAATGTGGGCTCCCTCATCTAAAGGTTTGGTATCAAAAGGTAAAAGCCAAGCCCCGATTTCATCGCTAGTAGTAGTGGTAACAATCTCAGAAGACAAGACATGAACATTTACTTCGATTTCTGGTGCGGTTTGGCCAAAAATATTTAAAGTTTCACCTTTGGGAAGTGAAGTTTTATCTATACTAATAGTTGGGGGTAAAAAAATACCACTAACTGTAGTGATAACATTTGAAGTAACCCGGAAAGTCAAAGTATAGGTAATGGACCTTATTCCGTCTTTATCTTCAACCCAAAGACCAAAAGTATAAATGCCGGGAGTAATTTCAGTAATTTCTTTCTTAAAATCAGCTTTGGAATCAGCTTTGGTAGTAGTTATTTCTTTCCCATCTTTTAAAATATGAACTTCAGAACCGGGAAAGGCTTTTCCTTTAATAATAACCTTAGTGCCAATAGGTGGCGGAGTCCAAGCACCTCCTCCACCACCAGGAGAAGTACAATCAGAAGTATCAAAGGTACAATCATCATTACAGCTTAAAGTACCACTCGCAAAACCACGACTTACGCAAGTTTCTCCTCCAAAAGCAGAACCGTCGCACTGCTCTCCTGTTTCAAGAATTCCGTTACCGCAATTCCCTTCTACCGTAGCTGTAATATTAACTGTTCCTTCTAAAGCCCGAACATAATAAAAACTGATGGTCAATCCTCCTAGAATAACCAGAATTAAGAATAAATAAATTTTGGGATTTTCCATCATTCATTTTTACCTTACTTTAGTGCTCTAGCCTTAGCTATTATCCACTGGTTATATTTTTTTATTCCTTTAGCAAGCAACAAGAAGGCTATAATTAAGAATGAAATTGCCAGAGTTAAAATCCTCCAGGGAATAACAAAAAAACTAAAACTAGCCCGAGCTTTCTCATTTGATGCACCGTATTCTAAGCTTAAATTAGCAGTATATCTACCTAAGGCAAAATTATTCCATTCTCTTTTCAAATCTTGGAAAAATCCTCCTTTTATGTCTTTGTCACTTGTCTCTTGTTGCTTGTTGTTCTGTGTTTTCTCCCAACTAACCTCAAACTTTCGAATACTCTGGGGCAAAATATTTCCTTCAGATTTATTTGCGGGTAAAACTGCTGAAGTCCCGCCGAATATATTTTTTATTGTCATCTCCCCTTCTGGTTTAATACGGTCGTCTCCGCTGTTATGGAAACGGTAAGTAAACGTTACAGGTAATGAGCTAAAAAACTTTTGTTTATCTTTGGTACTGAATTCCAAAACTCCTCCTCCCTCTTCTATTTCCCCACTCACCCTCAACAAGATTAGAACGCCCACTTTTGTTCCAATGGAAACCTGCCCTCCTTCTTCAGTTTTAGGGGGAGAGGTGCCCCAAAAAATAGCAGCAAAATGCCCTCCAGGATCAGCATCCTGAGGGATTGTAATGGTATAGGGAACTTCTTTTTCTCCTCCTGACCCCAAGGTTATTGAAGAGGCAGTTTCAATCCAGGTAGCAAGACCCTCCTCTCCTGGAACAAACGAGGGTGTACCTGTTTCTCCAGTCGCCTCAAAGTTCCCAGAAGAAGAATAAAAAGTTCTGGTTGCCTCCTGCTCGTTGGTAAGTATGAGCTCGCCCTCAATAACTGTTCCTGGATCACCAGTGAGTTCTATTCTTACTGGAGAGACAGTTAAAGCAGCTACCTCAAAAGGCAACATACTTCCCACGGCTAAGAGAAAACTAATAATTACCAAAAATCTCATGGTGCTTCGATGGTACCACAAACAGCTGGCTTTTATAGCAACCTAAAAGTTTCCGGTTGCAATGTAGGTAATGCTCGTGGTGTAAGAACCTGCCTCTGTATCTCCTGAAATATTTGCGAGATAAAATGCAGAAAATGTCTCTGTAGCAGTTGGGCCACCCTCTGTAATAATGGCAGTCGTTGTGCTTGCGACAAAACTGTAGTTAAAAGTTGGAGTAACCTGATTGTATGCTGAAGTAATGGTTGCATCACCGTTTGTTGTAAAGCCAATAGCAAACTGCTCAGTTCCAGGGGTTCCGTCTTCGTCGCCAGTGACTGTGGCAACGCTAATGGTGGTATCTGGATCTGGATCCGTATCGGTGAGTGTAGCCCCATTGTAGGTAACGGTGTATCCGCTCGCAGCATTGGTTGCAACAGTCATAGTATGAGCAGAGGTTGATGTAGGACCATCTGACCCGGTCGTATCTGTTGCAAAACGAGCATTCCCTGACACAAGAGTTCCAAAACCAATGGTCAGGTCTCCAACGATGGTAAAGGTGAGTGAGGGATTCACTGTGCCTGAAACCGCTACTGAGTCATCATCAATAATATTTATCACATAGGAACCTGAATCCACAGAGCCAACAGTCAAACTTACTGTTTTCTCTCCTGTTGTGGTAGGGTTTATATACTGGGAGTTTGCAGAACCACCTGTAGCATTTTCCCCTATCTTAATACACACCTCGGAAGTAGCAGCTATAATTGCGCTGGCACCACCAGAAGTAAGAGTGAGGACTCTATTTTCCGTGCCGCTAAATGCTGCGTTCCACTCTGACGAACTAGCGCCAGAGGCAACCAAGGTCTCCTCTACGCCATCACAAACTTGGTCAGGCGTAGTATCCTCAAAAAAATCAACGTCACTAAAATCAAGAGCTCCTTGAGGATCATTTGACCCGTCAAAGTCAGCGGGAAAGGTAATAACAATGGTCTCGGTAGACGCTACTCCAGTAACGGTTTCAAACTGAATCGCGTGGTCGGCAAGCACGGAATCTGCGAGCGTTGAAAGCGTGTCAGTCAAATTTGATAAGCCAGCCGCGTTAACAACAGGAGCTGGCGGATAAAGCAAACCTATCATGGCCAAAATCACTGTCAGGGCTAAAAATCTTATCAATATTTTTTTCATTCTGCTTGCCCCGTTAGAATTTTTTCCATTAAAATTTCTAATAGGGTTTTTATTTAGAGATATTAGAACTCTCGACCTTTTATTTGTTTAAATTATTATACCAAATTACATTAGTTAAGTAAAATCTTTTAGTTGGGGAAAAACTCTTGGGCTAGAAATTCCCAGTAGCAATATAGGTCACACTGGTGCTGTAACTCCCAGCTTCAGTAAGCGAAGAAATATTTGCAAGATAATACGCAGAAAAGGTCTCTGTAGCAGTCGGGCCTGACTCTGTAATGATGGCAGTCGTTGTGCTTGCGACAAAACTGTAGTTATTGCTTGCCTTAGCGTATGCTGAAGTAATAGTTGCGTCACCGTCTGTTGTAAAGCCAATGGCAAACTGTTCAGTTCCAGGGGTTCCGTCTTCATCGCCAGTAATTGTGGCAACGTCAATGGTGCCTCCACTCGCTGTGAGCGTAGCGCCGTTGTAAGTAACAGTGTAGCCCGATGAAGCATTTGTTGCAACAGTCATAGTATGAGCAGAGGTAGCAGTATCTGACCCGGTCGTATCTGTTGCAAAACGAGCGTTGGCTGACACAAGAGTTCCAAAACCAATGCTCAAGTCTCCATCAATGGTAAAAGTTAAAGTTAGAGCAGCGGTCTTGATTGAAAGTTCAGTGGCATTGGCTTTATGGCCGTAAGTATCGTAAGCCCAAATATTAAAGACATAATCTGTGTTAGCGGTAAGCCCAGAAACGGTTGTATTGGTGGTACTGTTGTAGTCAATAAAGCCAAGATCTGCATCCGAATGCTCTGTATCACTTTCAGTAACGCCTGTAGTGCCTTGCTTGTAGTAAATGCGGTAGGTGCTAAAGTTCGTTTCGGTCGTCTGGCTGCCAAAAGTTAAGGTAATACTGGAGGTCGTCTTGCCACCGTCGGTTAAATTTCCTGGCGCAGTTGGAGCAACATTATCAATAGTTAGGGTTTGAGTAACTGGTGTGGTCTGGTCCACTGTATCGTCATTAACTGTCAGACGCAGACAATAAGTGCCGTTCCCGCTCGGCGCATCAGTAGCTGAATTCCAATCAAATTGAACAGTGTTAGAGCCAGAAGAGGTGATAATTCTATAATCAGCCGTAGTCCCCACCTGATAAGTGTCAGCGTTAACTACTGAAGGAGCCCCACCCGAATCATTAAAGTCTGCTGTTGCTCCTCCGGCTTCATCTAAAGTAGGGTCTAAGGGAGTAGCAAAATCACAAGTGCCATTAGCTACATATTCTATTTTGGCCTTAGTATCATCATCATTGGGGTCATCAACTTCAATAGAAATATCCACTGCCCCGGAACCATCGGTTTTTTGTGCTGCAGAATTAATAGAGCCCGTTGGCGGGACGTTTGCTGGCGGCGTGTAGTATATCTCAATGGTTACATAGTCAACATCCACATCAGCATTATTCGCTGTAGCAAGAATACCAATTGCTACACCAAAATTGGCATTCTTTACCCACGCAGCGTCCAGGGCATTGCCCCACAAATCTTCTGAAGTACCCTTGGTAATAATTGTTGTATCATCTTCGGTCAGCACTACGGGTGTAGCGCATTGATTCGTGCCGACTTTCGCTTTAGATGTATCAAGTAACTGAAGCAAATCCATTGAACCTGAACCCTGACCAGACCTATACCACGAATTAACGCGAACTATTACGCCGTTAATAGTAGAACCATCTAGAATTGCGCTGAAATCAAAGCCGGTTGCCTTCAAAACAGCTGTCTGGTCGCCGTTATCAAAATTCGCCGCAGTTACGTTTGCCGTAGCCCCATCATCAGCATAGATATTGGTAGGCGTATTCCAGCTATTATCACTCCAAGGTGATTCTTTTACCGACTCACCAAGAGTTGGATATACTTCTTCAGTAGTATCCGCCCGTGCTTCCGGAATTTCCGGCGGAATTGGTGGCTTTTTCCAAATCTGGGGCCAGCCAGAAAAAATCCAAACCGCCACCATTAAAAAGATAAGGCAAATCGCCAAAAAATTAGCTAAGGCATTTTTAATAATTTTAGCCATTATTTTATTTTACCAAATCAGAAACAAAAGCAAAGGCCCGAGAAAAACTCTCGGGTGGGGGCTTGCACTAAGCGTTGTCCAGGTGCTGCGGGGCCTGAACGCTGTTCGAACCTATTTTATGATACAAAACGGTATTTTGAGATACCAGTTTTGGCCAGTCCCTAATATACCCTATCCTCCTACTTACTATTTCTTTCTTATTTTGATTGCTTTTCCATTGATTAAGGCTTCGGCTACTTTTTTACGAGCAGAAGTTAAAATTCGGCCTAAAGTGCTTTGAGAAATTTTCATTCTCTTAGCAGCTTTGATTTGGTTTAAACCTTTCAAATCACACAGTCTGATTGCTTCTAATTCATCTACGCCTAAATCAACTTCTTCTAACATAGAAAGAGGCACTGCCCTAGGCTTAAAATATGTGACATTCGGATCAAACATGACCCTTCTTGGTTTTATTGGTCTTACCATAATTGATTGAGATTTTTAGAAATCTTTTTAATTTCTTTTTTAACTCTTAAATTGGTTTCTACGATTGGTTTTAAGTTGGCAATGGCTTTAAATATTTCCTTATCATAAGATATTTTGCCCAAAAATTTTTTGCCAGCCCACTTTTCTATTTTATTGCTTAAACTTTTATAAATATCCCACTTATTAATTACTACACCATAAGGAATATTGAAATGATTAACTACTTTCAAAACTCTTTTTAAGTCAGTAAATCCAGAAGGAGTGGGTTCAGTAATCAGAATAGTAAAGTTTGCTCCCTGTAAAGAGGCAATCACTGGACAGCCGGTTCCAGGAGCGGAATCAATTAACATTATTTCATAATTGAATTTTTCTGCTTCTTTTTTAATTTCGGTAACTACTTTACCAGACCCTGATTCTCCCGGATAAAGCTGACCAGAAATTAATGGAAAACCATATTTTGTTTTTTTAATTCTAATTTGGCCGTTTTGAACTGGTTTCAAAGAAATAGCTTTTTGGGGACAAA
This region of Patescibacteria group bacterium genomic DNA includes:
- a CDS encoding ATP-binding protein; its protein translation is MKIVIASGKGGVGKSMLTSALAMLFRKSKKITAVDCDVDAPNLAIWLGGIKKWDKTLPVVTSAKPEIDLNKCNSCSLCVKNCKFEALKMVNDKPRLNPFLCEGCGACEVICPQKAISLKPVQNGQIRIKKTKYGFPLISGQLYPGESGSGKVVTEIKKEAEKFNYEIMLIDSAPGTGCPVIASLQGANFTILITEPTPSGFTDLKRVLKVVNHFNIPYGVVINKWDIYKSLSNKIEKWAGKKFLGKISYDKEIFKAIANLKPIVETNLRVKKEIKKISKNLNQLW
- a CDS encoding four helix bundle protein, translated to MQQETSNNQKGYRRLIVWQKADELAFQVYVATKIFPREELFSLVSQMRRAAISVPANVVEGYSRSSKKEKIQFYNIAKSSLTELEYYLDFSFRLDYLNKDQYNLLIKLRNEVGKLLNGFIKSTKK
- a CDS encoding DUF134 domain-containing protein, whose amino-acid sequence is MVRPIKPRRVMFDPNVTYFKPRAVPLSMLEEVDLGVDELEAIRLCDLKGLNQIKAAKRMKISQSTLGRILTSARKKVAEALINGKAIKIRKK
- a CDS encoding fibronectin type III domain-containing protein; its protein translation is MAKIIKNALANFLAICLIFLMVAVWIFSGWPQIWKKPPIPPEIPEARADTTEEVYPTLGESVKESPWSDNSWNTPTNIYADDGATANVTAANFDNGDQTAVLKATGFDFSAILDGSTINGVIVRVNSWYRSGQGSGSMDLLQLLDTSKAKVGTNQCATPVVLTEDDTTIITKGTSEDLWGNALDAAWVKNANFGVAIGILATANNADVDVDYVTIEIYYTPPANVPPTGSINSAAQKTDGSGAVDISIEVDDPNDDDTKAKIEYVANGTCDFATPLDPTLDEAGGATADFNDSGGAPSVVNADTYQVGTTADYRIITSSGSNTVQFDWNSATDAPSGNGTYCLRLTVNDDTVDQTTPVTQTLTIDNVAPTAPGNLTDGGKTTSSITLTFGSQTTETNFSTYRIYYKQGTTGVTESDTEHSDADLGFIDYNSTTNTTVSGLTANTDYVFNIWAYDTYGHKANATELSIKTAALTLTFTIDGDLSIGFGTLVSANARFATDTTGSDTATSAHTMTVATNASSGYTVTYNGATLTASGGTIDVATITGDEDGTPGTEQFAIGFTTDGDATITSAYAKASNNYSFVASTTTAIITESGPTATETFSAYYLANISSLTEAGSYSTSVTYIATGNF